A genomic segment from Candidatus Obscuribacterales bacterium encodes:
- the hisG gene encoding ATP phosphoribosyltransferase, which produces MITVALPKGALLKDSIRLFKAVGLDFSAFLDSSNRQLEIWDASHRAKALLVRNYDVPVYVEYGQAQLGVVGYDVLCEKQPQVAQLADLQFGQCRMSVAVKASSPYRSALDLPPHSRVASKFVHCARSYFQGLNLPVEIVPLYGSVELGPITGMSEAIVDLVATGRTLQENHLIEIEPLFTSTARLIAHPLSYRIDLGGVRSVIEDVRHCTAAIAHE; this is translated from the coding sequence ATGATTACTGTGGCATTACCCAAAGGCGCACTCCTGAAAGACAGCATCCGGCTGTTTAAGGCTGTGGGTCTCGACTTTAGCGCCTTCCTTGATAGCTCCAATCGGCAGCTTGAAATTTGGGATGCCAGCCATCGGGCCAAGGCGCTGCTGGTGAGAAATTATGACGTGCCCGTGTACGTTGAATATGGGCAAGCGCAGCTTGGGGTGGTGGGCTATGATGTGCTGTGTGAAAAGCAACCCCAAGTCGCTCAACTGGCTGATTTGCAGTTTGGGCAATGCCGCATGTCAGTAGCGGTCAAGGCCTCCAGCCCCTATCGCTCCGCCCTCGACCTACCGCCCCACAGTCGAGTAGCGTCCAAGTTTGTCCACTGTGCCCGCAGCTACTTTCAAGGGTTGAACCTACCCGTGGAAATTGTGCCGCTCTACGGTTCTGTAGAATTGGGGCCGATTACGGGCATGTCGGAAGCGATCGTGGATTTGGTGGCCACAGGGCGCACCCTCCAGGAAAACCATTTGATTGAAATTGAGCCGTTGTTTACCAGCACCGCTCGGCTGATTGCCCATCCCCTCAGCTATCGCATTGACCTCGGCGGCGTGCGATCGGTGATCGAAGATGTGCGTCACTGTACAGCAGCGATCGCCCACGAATAA
- a CDS encoding glycerol-3-phosphate acyltransferase, with protein sequence MTPTQVLGALLIMVIGPLLGGLPLIRWLTYGLTRKDLAHLGTGNISVSAAFYHGGTVAGVMAVLLEAGKGIGVVWLARSYFPTDPAWEVIALIALVMGRYWGGRGAGTTNVTWGYLVHDWLASGLVLLLSLISFTIFREKRQGRLVVLVLLPVFAALLHPTQGDRVVATLILSVLMAWIYHKMPDDLDLSTGQAQPGSKTMFRFFRGDRAVPTLDQAKDAKKVGAKVATLAQLTAWGYPVPMGWVLPPGDDPAPMIEMLNPTPEQPLIVRSSAIGEDSESTSAAGQYESIAQVTSREALAQAITQCQASYNRPTAVQYRRDRGIRDEAMTVLVQIQVSGVFSGVAFSRDPISRQGDSVVIEALPGSAARVVSGQVTPESYQVMVTEADLTTTQAVANPPWYLPEAIAFPMEGEGDVPPRLIQQVAYLARHLEARYHGIPQDIEWSYDGQQLWVLQSRPITTLLPIWTRKIAAEVIPGWIRPLTWSINRPLTCGVWGEIFTIVLGDRARGLDFTETATLHHSSAYFNASLLGQIFRRMGLPPESLEFLTRGTPFSKPPILSTLKNVPGLLKLLGRELRLEQDFEQDDQDLFTPGLRQLIDHPAKGQQPAAILGRIQLILTLLRRATYYSIMAPLSFALRQAMLKVSDNDLNVQTQPEIASLRSLQRLAQSCRPLVGAIARVQVPDSGSALFASLSETTDGQAVLTQFNQFLNEYGYLSQVATDIAVPRWREAPQPVRELFLQYLNQPTQITSPPPDTQSWRSQQVQARLNLKGRVTEVYNRLLAELRWSYVAIELHW encoded by the coding sequence ATGACCCCTACACAAGTGTTGGGTGCCTTACTGATTATGGTGATTGGCCCACTGCTCGGTGGGCTACCTCTGATCCGTTGGCTAACCTACGGGCTCACCCGCAAAGATTTGGCCCATCTAGGCACAGGGAATATCAGTGTCTCGGCAGCGTTCTACCACGGCGGAACGGTGGCGGGGGTGATGGCAGTTCTCCTAGAGGCGGGGAAGGGCATTGGCGTTGTATGGCTAGCGCGCTCCTACTTTCCCACCGATCCTGCCTGGGAAGTGATTGCCCTAATTGCCCTAGTGATGGGACGCTATTGGGGAGGACGGGGAGCTGGTACCACCAACGTTACGTGGGGCTACCTTGTCCATGATTGGCTAGCCTCCGGTCTCGTGCTGCTGCTGAGTTTAATTAGCTTTACCATTTTTCGAGAAAAGCGCCAGGGTCGTTTAGTCGTCCTGGTGCTGCTGCCGGTGTTTGCGGCCTTGCTGCATCCCACCCAGGGCGATCGCGTAGTCGCAACTCTCATCCTCAGTGTTCTCATGGCTTGGATTTATCATAAGATGCCGGACGATTTAGACCTATCCACCGGGCAAGCCCAACCTGGATCAAAAACCATGTTTCGTTTCTTCCGAGGCGATCGCGCCGTTCCCACCCTCGACCAGGCCAAGGATGCCAAAAAAGTTGGTGCCAAGGTTGCCACCCTGGCCCAGCTCACCGCCTGGGGCTATCCCGTGCCCATGGGCTGGGTATTGCCGCCGGGGGATGACCCCGCCCCGATGATCGAGATGCTCAATCCCACCCCAGAGCAGCCGCTCATTGTGCGTTCATCTGCCATCGGCGAAGATTCCGAATCCACCTCCGCTGCTGGGCAGTATGAATCCATCGCCCAGGTGACCAGTCGCGAGGCCCTGGCCCAAGCGATTACCCAATGCCAAGCCTCGTACAACCGGCCCACAGCGGTGCAGTATCGACGCGATCGCGGCATTCGGGACGAAGCAATGACCGTCCTCGTCCAAATCCAAGTATCGGGCGTCTTTTCCGGCGTCGCCTTCAGCCGCGATCCCATCAGCCGCCAAGGGGACAGCGTGGTGATCGAGGCGCTACCGGGTTCCGCCGCACGAGTCGTCTCAGGACAGGTGACCCCAGAGTCTTACCAAGTGATGGTGACCGAAGCGGATTTGACCACCACCCAGGCGGTGGCTAATCCCCCCTGGTACTTGCCAGAAGCGATCGCGTTCCCCATGGAGGGCGAGGGCGATGTGCCGCCGCGATTGATCCAGCAGGTGGCCTACCTGGCCCGCCATCTCGAAGCCCGCTACCACGGCATTCCCCAGGATATTGAATGGAGCTATGACGGTCAGCAGCTTTGGGTCTTACAAAGCCGACCGATCACCACACTCTTGCCGATTTGGACAAGAAAAATTGCCGCTGAGGTGATCCCTGGCTGGATTCGTCCCCTCACCTGGTCGATCAACCGTCCTCTCACCTGCGGCGTTTGGGGCGAGATTTTTACCATCGTCCTCGGCGATCGCGCCCGAGGGTTAGATTTCACCGAAACCGCTACCCTACACCACTCCTCCGCCTACTTCAATGCATCGCTGCTAGGACAGATTTTTCGGCGCATGGGTCTTCCGCCCGAGAGCTTAGAATTTCTTACCCGGGGCACCCCCTTCAGCAAGCCGCCGATCCTCTCCACCCTCAAAAATGTACCAGGATTGCTAAAACTGCTGGGGCGAGAACTGCGCCTGGAGCAAGACTTTGAGCAAGACGACCAGGATCTGTTTACCCCCGGCCTACGCCAACTCATCGATCATCCCGCTAAGGGACAGCAGCCCGCCGCCATCCTCGGACGCATTCAGTTGATTTTGACCCTACTGCGCCGAGCCACCTACTACAGCATCATGGCTCCCCTCAGCTTCGCCCTGCGGCAAGCGATGCTCAAGGTATCCGACAACGACCTCAATGTTCAAACCCAGCCAGAAATTGCCTCCCTGCGATCGCTGCAACGGTTAGCCCAGTCTTGCCGTCCCCTGGTAGGGGCGATCGCCCGGGTCCAAGTGCCCGATTCCGGATCGGCCCTGTTTGCCAGTCTGAGTGAAACCACCGATGGTCAGGCTGTTCTTACCCAGTTCAATCAATTTTTGAACGAATATGGCTATCTCAGCCAAGTGGCCACTGATATTGCCGTACCACGCTGGCGGGAAGCACCCCAACCCGTACGTGAACTGTTTTTACAGTACCTTAACCAACCCACACAGATCACCAGTCCACCGCCAGATACCCAATCATGGCGATCGCAGCAGGTGCAAGCTCGCCTAAACCTCAAAGGTCGCGTCACCGAGGTCTATAACCGTCTCCTAGCTGAACTGCGCTGGAGTTATGTTGCCATCGAACTACACTGGTT